A single genomic interval of Sphingobium sp. EM0848 harbors:
- a CDS encoding adenylate/guanylate cyclase domain-containing protein translates to MSDSQGKAANGYARRLGKLATQIGRGRIALSLIGLILAVLVARFSWHLPFAVDAEHALFDTRIIATAPTVEQDNRVVMVPYTDETLIRTGKRSPLDRTTLAKALARIDTMGARGIGIDILIDQPQSDDAFLIKTFQSMKTPTFLAHASIDTASDKILYEQQQFLETFQKEIAKGGHVHPTSIVIQTDSDNVMRKWADIIPGAPPRMPNALNPGDKVFAHYTGSLAYRRPALKDQPIFAAIPIDTFANDDLFHSPEAAAMFAQQIKGKYVLIGGNIQDIDIFQTPLTRGAGKDEAKNIWGMELFAHMLAQMMDGRLLKPIPGAALWMAAIAAVLAGAFTASFNRKPLLSGSLLAVQIAALGGIPFLLAAKDIETYDLPAFGWIVGWLAAFIIAGSAARALSAEQRRFAQGALGKYLPADIAAEIMKDPDSLQLGGQKREIFVIFSDLEGFTKLSHAIEPEMVARLLNRYLDMLSDVVLAHGGTIDKFVGDAVVAFWGAPISRPDDGERAVKAALAMHAAGELFRRTVPEGVPPIGMTRVGLHHGEAIVGNFGGEGRIQYTALGDSMNTAARLESANKQTKSAVLVSESAKDRSGLDIFRPMGNVVLRGRASSIGIFEPVPDMPEAERKRFCEVADKAIGGCANALSELEKKSETIADDRALTQLVYRLKHQETGGYFVLD, encoded by the coding sequence ATGAGCGACAGTCAGGGAAAAGCGGCCAACGGCTATGCCAGGAGGCTGGGCAAGCTGGCGACGCAGATCGGCCGGGGCCGGATCGCACTCTCGCTGATCGGGCTGATCCTGGCGGTGCTTGTCGCTCGCTTCAGCTGGCACCTGCCGTTCGCCGTCGATGCAGAACATGCCCTGTTCGATACGCGCATCATCGCCACCGCGCCCACTGTCGAGCAGGACAATCGCGTTGTCATGGTCCCCTACACCGACGAGACGCTGATCAGGACGGGCAAGCGATCGCCGCTGGACCGCACGACGCTGGCCAAGGCGCTGGCGCGGATCGACACCATGGGGGCCAGGGGAATCGGCATCGATATCCTGATCGACCAGCCGCAAAGTGACGACGCGTTCCTCATCAAGACCTTCCAGTCGATGAAGACCCCGACCTTCCTCGCCCATGCCTCGATCGACACGGCGAGCGACAAGATTCTCTACGAACAGCAGCAGTTCCTGGAGACCTTCCAGAAGGAAATCGCCAAGGGCGGTCATGTTCACCCGACCAGCATCGTCATTCAGACCGATTCCGACAATGTCATGCGCAAATGGGCCGACATCATCCCCGGCGCCCCGCCGCGCATGCCCAATGCGCTGAATCCGGGCGACAAGGTTTTCGCCCATTACACCGGCAGTCTGGCCTATCGCCGGCCGGCGCTGAAGGACCAGCCGATCTTCGCGGCCATTCCGATCGACACCTTCGCCAACGACGATCTGTTCCACTCTCCCGAGGCGGCAGCGATGTTCGCGCAGCAGATCAAGGGCAAATATGTCCTCATCGGTGGTAATATCCAGGATATCGATATCTTCCAGACGCCGCTGACCCGCGGTGCTGGAAAGGATGAAGCGAAGAATATCTGGGGAATGGAGCTGTTCGCGCACATGCTGGCCCAGATGATGGACGGCCGGTTGCTGAAGCCGATACCCGGCGCAGCGCTCTGGATGGCCGCTATCGCCGCTGTGCTCGCCGGGGCCTTTACCGCCTCCTTCAATCGCAAGCCGCTGCTTTCCGGCTCGCTTCTGGCGGTTCAGATCGCCGCGCTGGGCGGCATCCCGTTCCTGCTCGCCGCCAAGGACATCGAGACCTATGATTTGCCCGCTTTCGGCTGGATTGTCGGCTGGCTGGCGGCGTTCATCATTGCCGGCTCCGCAGCGCGGGCGCTGAGCGCCGAGCAGCGCAGGTTCGCACAGGGAGCACTCGGCAAATATCTGCCCGCCGACATTGCCGCAGAGATCATGAAGGACCCGGATTCCCTTCAGCTCGGCGGACAGAAGCGCGAGATATTCGTGATCTTTTCCGACCTTGAGGGTTTCACCAAGCTCAGCCACGCGATCGAGCCGGAAATGGTGGCCAGGTTGCTCAACCGCTATCTCGACATGTTGAGCGACGTCGTGCTTGCCCATGGCGGGACCATCGACAAGTTCGTCGGTGATGCCGTGGTCGCCTTCTGGGGGGCGCCGATCAGCCGCCCGGACGATGGCGAGCGCGCGGTCAAGGCGGCGCTCGCGATGCACGCAGCGGGTGAGCTATTCCGCAGGACCGTGCCCGAAGGCGTGCCACCGATCGGCATGACGCGCGTCGGCCTGCATCATGGCGAAGCGATCGTCGGCAATTTCGGCGGCGAAGGACGCATCCAATATACGGCGCTGGGTGACAGCATGAATACCGCTGCGCGCCTTGAATCCGCCAACAAGCAGACCAAGTCCGCCGTCCTTGTCAGCGAGAGCGCGAAGGACCGTTCCGGCCTCGATATCTTCCGGCCGATGGGCAATGTCGTGCTGCGCGGCCGGGCTTCGTCGATCGGCATCTTCGAGCCGGTACCCGACATGCCCGAGGCGGAGCGCAAGCGGTTTTGCGAGGTCGCGGACAAGGCCATTGGCGGCTGCGCCAATGCCCTGAGCGAGCTTGAAAAGAAATCGGAAACCATAGCGGATGACAGGGCCTTAACGCAGCTCGTCTACAGGCTGAAACATCAGGAAACGGGAGGGTATTTTGTTCTCGACTAG
- a CDS encoding phosphodiesterase codes for MLIAQITDIHLGFDPGNPGELNRQRLDMVLDRLTTGPNRPDLLLVTGDLTDRGDSESYARLAEALAPCPFPVHLCVGNHDLRDAFRAQFPHVPDALGFIQYAIELDVLRILVLDTLEEGRHGGAFCETRATWLRARLAEKPNVPTVIAMHHPPTEMGIDWMDTVSQEPWVARFAQAVWGADQVKAIVCGHVHRPIMTLWQGRQLTVCASSSPEVALDFRPIDPDATDGRAMIVAEAPGLAFHRWDGERLITHFDVGGQRQILAQYDANMQALVRHLLEERPAEAGDPASSLHWTYPAQSHTA; via the coding sequence GTGCTGATAGCGCAAATCACCGACATTCATCTCGGCTTCGATCCGGGCAATCCCGGCGAACTGAACAGGCAGCGGCTCGACATGGTGCTCGATCGTTTGACGACGGGGCCAAACCGGCCGGACCTGCTGCTCGTCACTGGCGATCTCACCGACAGGGGGGATAGCGAGAGCTATGCTCGCCTGGCAGAGGCGCTGGCGCCATGCCCGTTTCCGGTGCATCTATGTGTCGGCAATCATGACCTGCGCGATGCATTCCGGGCGCAGTTCCCTCATGTTCCCGACGCCTTGGGCTTCATCCAATATGCGATCGAGCTGGATGTGCTACGCATTCTGGTCTTGGATACGCTTGAGGAAGGGCGTCATGGTGGGGCGTTCTGCGAAACCCGCGCGACATGGCTCCGCGCCAGGCTGGCCGAAAAGCCGAACGTGCCCACCGTCATCGCCATGCACCACCCGCCGACCGAGATGGGGATCGACTGGATGGACACCGTGTCCCAGGAACCCTGGGTCGCCCGCTTTGCCCAAGCAGTTTGGGGCGCCGATCAGGTGAAGGCTATAGTCTGCGGTCATGTCCATCGGCCGATCATGACGCTCTGGCAGGGGCGGCAGTTGACCGTCTGTGCCTCATCTTCTCCCGAAGTCGCGCTGGATTTCCGTCCAATCGATCCCGATGCGACCGACGGGCGCGCGATGATCGTTGCCGAGGCGCCGGGACTGGCGTTTCACCGCTGGGATGGCGAACGGCTGATCACGCATTTCGACGTTGGCGGCCAGCGCCAGATCCTGGCGCAATATGATGCGAACATGCAGGCACTGGTTCGGCATTTGCTTGAAGAACGTCCCGCTGAAGCAGGCGATCCGGCCTCGTCCCTTCATTGGACGTATCCCGCGCAATCGCACACTGCATAG
- a CDS encoding TetR/AcrR family transcriptional regulator, which translates to MTGVTKSRTEEGIVQLTAGRAAYLERRRATTRAAILFAARRVFADATYNDAKIDNIIRAAGVSRATFYAHFESKFELACAIYDEIAPQTAALFARLPTLARNDRAGIGQWLEDFVGIHLEHRNVTSLIAQLQLFERSFRIRILSDSEALIDLVAAAEGTGFASAKGAGDAARRERARVRLLFNRVAMLCAEVARGELSPEDAGISLELVGEEIALFLHE; encoded by the coding sequence ATGACAGGGGTGACGAAGAGCAGGACGGAAGAGGGCATTGTCCAGCTTACGGCGGGGCGGGCGGCTTATCTGGAGCGGCGGAGGGCGACTACGCGCGCCGCCATCCTGTTCGCAGCACGACGGGTTTTCGCAGATGCGACTTACAACGATGCCAAAATCGACAATATCATCCGTGCGGCGGGAGTCAGTCGGGCGACCTTCTATGCTCATTTCGAATCCAAGTTCGAACTGGCCTGCGCGATTTATGATGAGATCGCGCCACAAACGGCCGCTCTTTTCGCCCGGCTCCCGACCTTAGCGCGAAATGATCGGGCGGGAATCGGGCAATGGCTGGAGGATTTTGTCGGCATCCATCTGGAGCATCGCAACGTGACCTCGTTGATCGCGCAACTTCAATTGTTCGAGCGGAGCTTTCGTATCCGTATCCTGAGCGATTCCGAAGCGCTGATCGATCTGGTCGCCGCGGCGGAAGGAACGGGCTTTGCCAGTGCGAAGGGGGCGGGAGATGCGGCCCGGCGAGAGCGGGCGAGGGTTCGCCTGCTGTTCAACCGGGTGGCGATGTTGTGTGCCGAAGTGGCGAGGGGCGAGCTGTCGCCGGAGGATGCCGGGATCAGCCTGGAACTGGTGGGGGAGGAGATCGCGCTGTTTCTCCATGAATGA
- a CDS encoding Gfo/Idh/MocA family protein — protein MVIRVAMVGANPDYGWGSGVHRRVIQQLPDFTLQGVCTTREDSARRAAEQFGAPLWFTDHRALAAHADIDLVAICVKAPHHHAIAHAALSAGKHVYCEWPLATSVAQAEELATLAERQGVKAMIGLHLHGSPALRQAARLMEEGYVGRLYGVSVHARMFGPIMRAMATRAGGTTLLSIYGGHLIDAIDHVGGGIAECGMRSAIHLPAVDETGAAVERDAFDHLQVHGTLRGGALFNLDLAGVSLSGMGCTWRIEGSEGALQLSTRDATLPAIESLVLHGARHGGPFEPIAIAPEFDCAVIPAEPDRYSAYPGSFASREALSSIGNLYAELGMAIRADTPVTPDFHRAVAIQRMLARLDAPSPLVTGVAA, from the coding sequence ATGGTGATCCGCGTGGCTATGGTGGGAGCGAATCCGGACTATGGCTGGGGATCGGGCGTGCATCGCCGGGTGATCCAGCAACTGCCCGACTTCACTTTGCAGGGTGTCTGCACGACCCGTGAGGACAGCGCCCGCCGCGCCGCGGAGCAGTTCGGCGCGCCGCTCTGGTTCACCGATCATCGCGCACTGGCGGCGCATGCCGACATCGATCTTGTCGCCATTTGCGTGAAGGCGCCCCATCATCATGCCATCGCCCATGCAGCGCTGTCGGCGGGCAAGCATGTCTATTGCGAATGGCCGCTGGCGACCAGCGTGGCGCAGGCGGAGGAACTGGCAACGCTTGCAGAGCGTCAGGGGGTGAAGGCGATGATCGGCCTGCACCTGCACGGATCGCCTGCGCTGCGGCAGGCTGCGCGGCTGATGGAGGAAGGCTATGTCGGGCGGCTCTATGGCGTGAGCGTCCATGCCCGGATGTTCGGACCGATCATGCGCGCCATGGCGACGCGGGCCGGGGGAACGACGCTGCTGTCCATCTATGGCGGTCACCTGATCGACGCGATCGACCATGTTGGCGGCGGGATTGCCGAATGTGGGATGCGCAGCGCCATCCATCTGCCCGCGGTCGATGAAACTGGTGCTGCGGTCGAGCGCGATGCGTTCGATCATCTGCAAGTCCATGGGACGTTGCGGGGCGGGGCGCTGTTCAACCTGGATCTTGCGGGCGTGTCGCTGAGCGGCATGGGCTGCACATGGCGGATCGAGGGCAGCGAGGGCGCGCTGCAGTTGTCGACACGCGATGCGACGTTGCCCGCAATCGAGTCACTGGTCCTGCACGGTGCGCGCCATGGCGGGCCGTTCGAGCCGATCGCTATCGCGCCCGAATTTGACTGCGCGGTCATCCCTGCCGAGCCGGATCGTTACAGCGCCTATCCGGGCAGCTTCGCCTCGCGCGAGGCACTTTCGTCCATCGGCAATCTCTATGCCGAACTGGGCATGGCAATCCGCGCCGATACGCCCGTCACGCCCGATTTCCATCGCGCCGTCGCCATCCAGAGGATGCTGGCGCGGCTGGACGCCCCGTCCCCCCTCGTTACCGGAGTTGCCGCATGA
- a CDS encoding Coq4 family protein, protein MSADADPQIDDVTAGSPVFYLNGRSRIRTESSVPISSSRWLNDARVREWMATESLRRNGHDYPLLYGLPMLMEAVDQVRDIDHAERLVEQERVRNPAFDRWLSEAFVSTYSKEDLRTCPEGSVGRQLFDYMDEFDLSPELNSRILADPDWKPANTLDYWNLRMGQTHDCYHILGEVGFGSVAEYFITGVVTGNAFRHLGPELAGALMTVNTLIMFPWMTRTMLHYPGAWPTLWRNLSYGYEVGQQSDMLFSARFEDILHLPPAQAREALGWRGHREDVDSREASLIFGEGREIIP, encoded by the coding sequence ATGAGTGCCGATGCAGACCCGCAAATCGATGATGTCACTGCCGGGAGTCCCGTCTTCTACCTGAATGGCCGTAGCAGGATCCGAACGGAAAGCAGCGTGCCGATCAGTTCCTCCCGCTGGCTGAACGACGCCCGCGTGCGCGAATGGATGGCGACCGAAAGCCTGCGCCGCAACGGCCATGACTATCCGCTGCTCTACGGCCTGCCGATGTTGATGGAGGCGGTCGATCAGGTGCGCGACATCGATCATGCCGAACGGCTGGTGGAGCAGGAGCGCGTGCGCAATCCCGCCTTCGATCGCTGGTTGAGCGAAGCTTTCGTGTCGACCTATTCGAAGGAGGATCTGCGCACCTGTCCCGAAGGATCAGTCGGGCGGCAACTGTTCGACTATATGGACGAATTTGACCTTTCGCCCGAACTCAATTCGCGCATCCTGGCTGATCCTGACTGGAAGCCCGCCAACACACTCGACTATTGGAACCTGCGCATGGGGCAGACCCATGACTGCTATCATATATTGGGCGAAGTCGGTTTCGGGTCGGTCGCGGAATATTTCATCACTGGCGTGGTGACGGGCAATGCCTTCCGCCATTTGGGACCTGAGCTGGCCGGGGCGTTGATGACGGTCAACACGCTCATCATGTTCCCCTGGATGACACGGACCATGCTGCATTATCCTGGCGCCTGGCCGACGCTATGGCGAAACCTGAGCTATGGCTATGAGGTTGGGCAGCAATCCGATATGCTATTTTCTGCCCGTTTCGAGGACATATTGCACCTGCCGCCAGCGCAGGCGCGCGAGGCACTGGGCTGGCGTGGGCATCGGGAGGATGTCGACAGCCGGGAGGCGTCGCTGATATTCGGTGAGGGGCGCGAAATCATTCCCTGA